Proteins from a genomic interval of Acetobacterium woodii DSM 1030:
- the rplB gene encoding 50S ribosomal protein L2, translated as MGIRKYKPTSPGRRNMSVNTFEEITKHEPEKSLLKPVKKHAGRNNYGRITVRHQGGGAKRKYRIIDFKRNKDNIPGKIAGIEYDPNRSSNIALVHYADGEKRYIIAPLKLKVGDVIFSGPESDITIGNCLPLKNIPVGTTVHCIELKNGKGAQMVRSAGASAQLMAKEGNYATLRLPSGEMRLVRIECRATIGQVGNLDHQHVRIGKAGRTRHMGIRPTVRGSVMNPNDHPHGGGEGRAPIGRSGPVTPWGKPTLGYKTRKKNKPSDKYIVRSRNKK; from the coding sequence ATGGGTATTAGAAAGTATAAACCAACGTCCCCGGGACGTCGAAATATGAGCGTCAATACATTCGAGGAAATCACTAAACATGAACCCGAGAAATCCTTATTGAAGCCAGTCAAAAAACATGCTGGTCGTAATAACTACGGCCGGATCACCGTTAGACACCAAGGTGGTGGAGCGAAAAGAAAATATCGAATTATTGACTTTAAAAGAAATAAAGACAATATTCCCGGAAAAATTGCCGGAATCGAATATGATCCCAACAGAAGCTCAAATATAGCACTTGTTCACTATGCAGATGGTGAAAAACGTTATATTATTGCACCATTAAAATTAAAGGTTGGAGATGTTATTTTCTCCGGACCGGAATCAGATATTACAATTGGCAACTGTCTGCCACTTAAAAATATTCCGGTTGGTACGACCGTTCATTGTATTGAACTGAAAAATGGTAAAGGTGCTCAAATGGTCCGTTCTGCTGGCGCAAGTGCTCAGCTGATGGCTAAAGAAGGAAATTACGCAACACTACGATTGCCTTCAGGTGAAATGCGACTGGTTCGAATTGAATGTCGAGCTACCATTGGCCAGGTTGGTAATTTAGATCACCAGCATGTCCGAATTGGGAAAGCCGGTCGTACCCGTCACATGGGTATTCGACCAACGGTACGTGGTTCAGTTATGAATCCGAATGACCATCCACATGGTGGTGGTGAAGGACGTGCACCAATTGGACGTTCTGGCCCAGTTACACCTTGGGGCAAACCAACCCTTGGTTATAAAACA
- the rplW gene encoding 50S ribosomal protein L23, translating into MKNPRDIIIKPIITERSMADAEEKKFTFKVDKRANKIEIKNAVEVIFGVEVEKVSTMNMKGKLKRTGRFVGRRSDWKKAIVKLTPGSKGIQFFEGV; encoded by the coding sequence ATGAAAAATCCTCGCGATATTATTATCAAGCCAATTATTACCGAACGTAGTATGGCCGATGCTGAAGAAAAAAAATTCACTTTTAAAGTGGATAAAAGAGCCAATAAAATTGAGATAAAGAATGCAGTTGAAGTCATATTCGGTGTTGAAGTTGAAAAAGTAAGCACTATGAATATGAAAGGCAAACTAAAAAGAACCGGACGTTTCGTTGGTCGAAGATCAGATTGGAAAAAAGCAATCGTGAAGTTAACACCTGGGAGTAAGGGTATCCAATTCTTCGAAGGCGTATAA
- the rplD gene encoding 50S ribosomal protein L4 — MPKIDVLDVKGNVVGDVELSEGIFGIEPNEHVVHEVVVALLANRRQGTRSALTRSEVRGGGRKPWRQKGTGRARAGTIRSPLWKGGGVIFAPKSRDYSKKVNKKVKTLAIKSVFSAKVLENEIRVLNQLVMEAPKTKEMISVLNNINAQKALIVLPDNNEAVIRSANNIPKVATTTVNELNVYDMLKYDVLIMTQEALEKIEEVYA; from the coding sequence ATGCCTAAAATTGACGTTTTAGATGTAAAAGGAAATGTTGTTGGTGATGTCGAATTAAGCGAAGGAATCTTCGGAATCGAACCCAACGAACACGTAGTACATGAAGTAGTGGTCGCACTGCTTGCAAATAGACGACAGGGAACACGTTCCGCCTTGACTCGATCCGAAGTCCGTGGCGGTGGTCGTAAACCCTGGAGACAAAAAGGAACAGGCCGGGCTCGTGCCGGTACCATCCGATCTCCATTGTGGAAAGGCGGCGGTGTGATTTTTGCACCAAAATCAAGAGATTATAGCAAAAAGGTTAACAAAAAAGTTAAAACTTTAGCGATTAAATCGGTATTTTCTGCCAAAGTACTGGAAAATGAAATTCGAGTACTGAACCAGTTAGTGATGGAAGCACCAAAAACAAAAGAAATGATTTCTGTATTAAACAATATCAATGCTCAAAAAGCCTTGATTGTACTTCCTGATAACAACGAAGCGGTTATTCGTTCAGCAAACAATATTCCTAAAGTAGCAACGACGACCGTTAATGAATTAAACGTATATGATATGTTGAAATATGACGTTTTGATCATGACCCAGGAAGCATTAGAAAAAATTGAGGAGGTATACGCATAA
- the rplC gene encoding 50S ribosomal protein L3, with translation MKKAIIGRKIGMTQIFTENGTVIPVTVVEAGPCVVLQKKTIETDGYEAVQLAFGETKERLMTKPLKGHYTKNSVEFKKVIREFKLDDFASYETGQLIQADVFEAGERVDISGTSKGKGFQGVIKRHGQSRGPMAHGSKYHRRPGSMGASSSPSRVFKGKKLPGQMGNKNVTAVNLEVVKVDVENNVLLIKGAVPGIRGALVTIKSSVKA, from the coding sequence ATGAAAAAAGCAATTATCGGACGAAAAATTGGAATGACCCAGATTTTCACTGAAAACGGAACAGTTATTCCCGTAACCGTGGTTGAAGCCGGCCCTTGTGTTGTGCTTCAAAAGAAAACCATCGAAACAGATGGTTATGAAGCCGTACAATTGGCGTTTGGCGAAACCAAAGAACGTCTTATGACAAAACCACTAAAAGGACATTATACCAAAAACAGTGTCGAATTTAAAAAAGTAATCCGGGAATTCAAACTTGATGATTTTGCAAGTTATGAAACCGGTCAATTAATTCAGGCTGATGTGTTTGAAGCTGGTGAACGCGTTGATATTTCAGGAACATCAAAAGGTAAGGGGTTTCAAGGGGTTATTAAACGCCATGGCCAATCCCGCGGACCTATGGCTCATGGTTCCAAATATCACCGTCGACCAGGTTCCATGGGAGCGTCTTCTTCACCTTCAAGAGTATTTAAGGGTAAGAAACTTCCGGGCCAAATGGGGAACAAAAATGTAACTGCAGTTAATTTAGAAGTTGTTAAAGTTGATGTTGAAAACAATGTACTCTTAATTAAGGGTGCGGTACCAGGCATTAGAGGAGCACTTGTTACAATTAAAAGCAGCGTTAAAGCATAA
- the rpsJ gene encoding 30S ribosomal protein S10 gives MAKQKIRIRLKAFDHKLLDQSAERIVETAKRTGASVSGPVPLPTDKEIITILRAVHKYKDSREQFEMRTHKRLIDILNPTPKTVDALMRLNLPAGVDIEIKL, from the coding sequence ATGGCAAAACAGAAAATTAGAATCAGATTAAAAGCGTTTGATCATAAACTATTAGATCAATCGGCTGAACGAATTGTTGAAACAGCAAAAAGAACAGGTGCGAGCGTATCTGGACCAGTGCCACTGCCAACAGACAAAGAAATCATCACGATTCTTCGGGCAGTGCATAAGTACAAAGATTCCAGAGAGCAATTTGAAATGCGAACACATAAACGGTTGATTGACATTTTAAACCCAACACCAAAAACCGTAGACGCATTAATGCGATTGAACTTACCAGCAGGCGTTGATATAGAAATCAAACTATAG
- a CDS encoding DegV family protein — MIRLLVDSMCDLPKEFINHPQLDMVSLNVIIEGKAYRDKREIDLEAMNKFMERGIVPTTSQVNPGDFIEYFKKNAQEGIDCLYLSFSSRLSGSYETAGLVLKDIKVEYPDFKCKIVDSLHSGGSIAVIATELLRLIDAGKDLDYLEQAALKLIPHAHFYFSIEDLNWLYMGGRVSKGTAVVGGFLKIHPIVSVEKGELKIIGKSRGSKKAQSAVIEKTAANIVGYLDQNVGIAYTGSMKPVEEYEKALRLMGVEKIEPVPIGCVLAAHLGLQGTGIYFLDTPPEEILK; from the coding sequence ATGATAAGACTTTTAGTTGATAGTATGTGTGATTTACCAAAAGAATTTATAAACCATCCCCAGTTGGATATGGTGTCGTTAAATGTTATTATTGAAGGAAAAGCTTATCGTGATAAGCGGGAGATCGATTTAGAGGCGATGAATAAATTCATGGAACGGGGGATCGTGCCGACGACCTCTCAGGTAAATCCGGGAGATTTTATCGAATATTTTAAAAAAAATGCGCAAGAAGGCATTGATTGTTTGTATCTCTCTTTTTCGTCACGACTTTCGGGTAGTTATGAAACAGCAGGCCTGGTGTTAAAAGATATCAAAGTGGAATATCCGGACTTTAAATGTAAGATTGTCGATAGTTTGCACAGTGGTGGCAGTATTGCCGTAATTGCGACGGAATTACTACGCTTAATCGACGCCGGAAAAGATTTGGATTATCTGGAGCAAGCGGCCTTGAAATTAATACCGCATGCCCATTTTTATTTCAGCATTGAAGATTTAAATTGGCTGTACATGGGTGGACGGGTATCAAAAGGGACCGCCGTGGTTGGCGGGTTTTTGAAGATTCATCCGATTGTGTCAGTTGAAAAGGGTGAGTTGAAAATCATCGGAAAATCGCGAGGCAGCAAAAAAGCCCAAAGTGCCGTGATCGAAAAAACGGCGGCGAATATTGTCGGTTATCTTGATCAGAACGTCGGCATTGCTTATACCGGTTCGATGAAACCGGTTGAAGAATATGAAAAAGCACTGCGTTTGATGGGCGTCGAAAAAATAGAACCGGTACCAATTGGCTGTGTCCTGGCTGCTCATTTGGGGCTGCAAGGAACGGGAATTTATTTTCTTGATACTCCACCAGAAGAGATCCTGAAGTGA
- a CDS encoding DUF6483 family protein produces MKKSCFFVVLFSDRCLESESDDTMFQNGFLVREIENFSKFVIKLFRKEKFAETTESESEKLIEEDYLFYRFQEMIYDNKINDAENILFEMIKQNPKLEYLKVAEKFYSEVFKMSDEYLLNQNYSRAEIFESLDQIQEIYEKKYNNSYNEDR; encoded by the coding sequence ATGAAAAAAAGTTGTTTTTTTGTGGTATTATTTAGCGATAGATGTTTAGAATCGGAAAGTGATGATACGATGTTCCAAAATGGATTCTTAGTGCGAGAAATTGAAAATTTTTCTAAATTTGTGATTAAATTGTTTCGAAAAGAAAAATTCGCAGAAACAACCGAAAGCGAATCGGAAAAACTGATTGAAGAAGACTATTTATTTTATCGATTCCAAGAAATGATTTATGACAATAAAATTAATGACGCTGAAAATATTTTGTTTGAAATGATTAAACAAAACCCTAAGCTTGAGTATTTGAAGGTAGCTGAAAAATTTTATTCTGAAGTCTTTAAAATGAGCGATGAATATCTACTGAATCAAAATTATTCGCGAGCTGAAATATTTGAAAGTTTGGATCAGATACAGGAGATCTACGAAAAAAAATATAATAATTCTTACAACGAGGATCGTTAA
- the tuf gene encoding elongation factor Tu, producing the protein MAKSKFERNKPHVNVGTIGHVDHGKTTLTAAITSVLNKRFGTGEAVAFENIDKAPEERERGITISTAHVEYETATRHYAHVDCPGHADYVKNMITGAAQMDGAILVVSAADGPMPQTREHILLSRQVGVPYIIVFLNKVDMVDDEELLELVEMEVRELLDEYDFPGDDTPIIAGSALKALEDPDGPWGDKIVELMTAVDEWIPDPVRDTDKPFLMPVEDVFSITGRGTVATGRIERGVVKVGEEVEIVGIHDVRKTVVTGIEMFRKLLDEGRSGDNVGALLRGVDRTQIERGQVLAKPGSIKPHTHYTSEVYVLTKEEGGRHTPFFDGYRPQFYFRTTDVTGVIKLPEGVEMVMPGDNVQMEITLITPIAIEEGLRFAIREGGRTVGSGVVAKMLAD; encoded by the coding sequence ATGGCAAAGTCAAAATTTGAAAGAAATAAGCCACATGTAAATGTTGGAACAATTGGTCACGTCGATCATGGTAAAACAACATTAACAGCAGCGATCACATCTGTATTAAACAAACGATTTGGTACCGGAGAAGCCGTCGCATTTGAAAATATCGATAAAGCGCCAGAAGAAAGAGAACGTGGAATCACGATTTCAACAGCCCATGTTGAATATGAAACGGCAACTCGTCACTACGCTCATGTAGACTGCCCGGGACATGCCGATTATGTTAAGAACATGATCACCGGTGCGGCCCAAATGGATGGAGCAATCCTGGTTGTTAGTGCAGCTGATGGTCCAATGCCACAAACCCGTGAACATATTCTGTTAAGCCGTCAGGTAGGCGTACCATACATCATTGTTTTCTTAAATAAAGTTGATATGGTTGATGACGAAGAATTACTGGAATTAGTTGAAATGGAAGTTCGTGAGTTACTTGACGAATATGATTTCCCAGGTGATGATACACCAATCATTGCAGGTTCCGCTTTAAAAGCATTAGAAGATCCAGATGGTCCTTGGGGCGACAAAATTGTTGAACTGATGACAGCTGTTGACGAATGGATTCCAGATCCTGTTCGTGATACCGACAAACCATTCCTGATGCCCGTCGAAGATGTTTTCTCAATCACTGGCCGGGGAACAGTTGCTACCGGACGTATTGAACGTGGGGTGGTAAAAGTTGGCGAAGAAGTTGAAATCGTGGGGATTCACGATGTTCGAAAAACAGTTGTAACCGGAATCGAAATGTTTAGAAAATTACTCGACGAAGGTCGATCAGGCGATAACGTCGGGGCCTTACTACGTGGGGTTGATCGGACTCAAATCGAACGTGGTCAAGTATTGGCTAAACCAGGTTCAATTAAACCACATACCCATTATACATCAGAAGTATATGTCTTAACCAAAGAAGAAGGTGGTCGTCATACCCCATTCTTCGACGGATACCGTCCTCAATTCTATTTCCGTACAACGGACGTAACAGGTGTCATTAAATTGCCAGAAGGCGTTGAAATGGTAATGCCGGGGGATAACGTGCAAATGGAAATTACTCTGATCACACCAATCGCGATCGAAGAAGGTTTACGTTTTGCTATTCGTGAAGGCGGTCGTACCGTTGGATCTGGTGTTGTTGCAAAAATGCTGGCTGACTAG
- a CDS encoding sigma-70 family RNA polymerase sigma factor, protein MENKSNEKKLESDLVKRAQSGDKEAEEFLLEKYRKIVLIRARAYYLVGGDNEDLIQEGMIGLLKAIWDFKPDREARFSTFANLCIERQIQTAISSANRQKHMLLNNSVSIYAAVSEEEPHHIIIDRLTAKKSIEPGAELIKEEELEQLMLDVKRELSNFEKKVLSYYIQGASYLEISEALDCSNKSVDNALQRIRKKIGKRL, encoded by the coding sequence ATGGAAAATAAAAGCAACGAAAAAAAATTAGAATCCGACTTAGTAAAACGAGCACAGTCGGGAGATAAGGAAGCGGAAGAGTTTTTATTGGAAAAATACCGCAAAATTGTACTGATCCGGGCGCGAGCTTATTATTTAGTGGGCGGGGATAATGAAGACCTGATCCAGGAAGGGATGATTGGTTTGCTAAAGGCAATCTGGGATTTTAAACCAGATCGGGAGGCTCGCTTTTCGACTTTTGCCAACCTTTGTATTGAACGTCAAATCCAAACCGCAATCAGTTCGGCAAATCGTCAGAAACATATGCTGTTAAATAATTCCGTTTCAATTTATGCGGCGGTCTCTGAAGAAGAACCGCATCATATTATTATTGACCGCTTGACAGCTAAAAAAAGTATTGAACCGGGCGCTGAGTTAATTAAAGAAGAAGAGTTGGAACAGTTGATGCTTGATGTCAAAAGAGAGTTGTCCAATTTTGAAAAAAAGGTACTTTCCTATTATATTCAGGGGGCGTCATACTTAGAAATCTCTGAAGCGCTTGATTGCAGTAATAAATCAGTTGATAATGCGTTACAACGAATTCGAAAAAAAATCGGTAAAAGATTGTAA
- a CDS encoding NYN domain-containing protein, whose amino-acid sequence MKTILIVDGYNVIHGSDDLKRLSEIQLEEARIKLIDDLNGYSGFKGWETILVFDAYQQQSFEQRETFVGRIKVVFTEKNKTADSYIEKLVYRLSNSLNVRVVTSDFALQQMVMASGAERVPVRELIQDMEATQQNFRENKKKNAPPQGVKLSDFLDEDTLDQFNKMRIKE is encoded by the coding sequence ATGAAAACTATATTAATTGTGGATGGCTATAACGTCATCCATGGTTCAGATGATTTAAAACGCCTTTCTGAGATCCAATTGGAAGAGGCCAGAATAAAATTAATCGATGATTTAAATGGTTATAGCGGATTTAAAGGATGGGAAACTATCCTCGTTTTCGACGCTTATCAGCAACAATCGTTTGAGCAAAGAGAAACGTTTGTGGGGCGCATTAAAGTTGTTTTTACAGAAAAAAACAAAACTGCCGATAGCTATATCGAAAAATTGGTTTACCGGCTATCTAATTCACTTAACGTGCGAGTGGTAACGTCGGATTTTGCGTTACAACAAATGGTCATGGCCAGCGGGGCGGAGCGGGTGCCGGTGCGGGAACTGATCCAGGATATGGAAGCGACGCAGCAAAATTTCAGGGAAAACAAGAAAAAAAACGCTCCGCCGCAGGGAGTCAAATTAAGCGATTTTTTAGATGAAGATACCCTGGATCAATTTAACAAAATGCGGATCAAAGAATAA
- the rlmB gene encoding 23S rRNA (guanosine(2251)-2'-O)-methyltransferase RlmB produces MKRISNGRSNSSKKSDKPRGKKKDVLKGDKKPHKFEERGAKDEKNSRNFEERGKQDDKKPRKYDARSQNEERGPRRYDDRKPQRKFDGYNREEEGVTEETFVIVGKNPVMEALRSDQEMDKLLVLKDNTDHVLKKIMDAAKKKNIIIHSVEKAKLDYLADGQVHQGIVALMAPFPYSNIQDILDHAKAKKREPLIVILDHLTDPHNLGAIVRSANLCGADGVIIPNRRSASLTAVSVKASSGAISHTPIVKVTNISQTIEELKKKDFWIMATDMGENPYYKADYKGALAIVIGNEGTGISANIKKQCDFSVAIPTYGEIESFNASAAAAIILAEAAKQRFQ; encoded by the coding sequence ATGAAACGGATATCAAATGGTCGATCGAACAGCAGTAAAAAAAGTGATAAGCCTCGCGGCAAAAAAAAGGACGTGCTAAAGGGTGATAAAAAACCGCATAAATTTGAGGAACGCGGCGCTAAAGACGAAAAGAATAGCCGGAATTTCGAAGAACGTGGGAAACAGGACGATAAAAAGCCCCGTAAATATGACGCCCGTAGTCAAAATGAAGAACGGGGGCCGCGCCGTTATGATGATCGTAAACCGCAACGCAAGTTTGACGGATATAATCGAGAAGAAGAAGGCGTTACCGAAGAAACGTTTGTCATTGTCGGAAAAAATCCGGTTATGGAAGCGTTGCGATCCGATCAGGAAATGGATAAGCTGCTGGTTTTGAAAGACAACACCGATCATGTTCTGAAAAAAATAATGGACGCCGCAAAAAAAAAGAACATCATTATTCATTCAGTCGAAAAAGCAAAATTAGATTATTTGGCCGATGGTCAGGTTCATCAAGGTATTGTAGCGTTGATGGCGCCATTCCCATACAGTAATATTCAGGATATTCTCGATCACGCTAAAGCAAAAAAACGCGAACCGTTGATTGTCATTTTGGATCATCTTACCGATCCCCATAATTTGGGTGCGATTGTTCGTAGCGCGAATCTTTGCGGGGCCGATGGTGTGATCATTCCGAATCGCCGTTCTGCTTCGTTAACGGCGGTTTCAGTAAAAGCTTCATCGGGAGCGATATCCCATACGCCAATTGTGAAGGTTACCAATATCAGCCAAACCATCGAAGAACTCAAGAAAAAGGATTTCTGGATCATGGCTACCGATATGGGCGAAAACCCTTATTACAAAGCTGACTACAAAGGGGCGTTGGCTATTGTTATCGGAAATGAAGGCACGGGAATCAGTGCGAATATCAAAAAACAATGTGATTTTTCCGTCGCCATTCCAACCTACGGCGAAATTGAATCATTTAATGCTTCAGCAGCAGCTGCCATTATTCTTGCCGAGGCGGCTAAACAACGATTCCAATGA
- a CDS encoding THUMP domain-containing class I SAM-dependent RNA methyltransferase — MSKKINLIATVAFGIESVVKEEIKKLGYEVTEVENGKIRYCAPLEAIPRSNLWLRCADRVLLEIGRFKAVTFDELFEKTKALPWENWIPVDGEFPAAKITSVKSTLFSKSDGQRIVKKAVVERLKSKYHVDWFEENGGRYPIHIQILKDEVTLSLDTSGSGLNKRGYRQYGNEAPLKETISAALVYLSHWRPDRFFLDPLCGSGTIVIEAAMMGKNIAPGLKRDFVSETWAAIPADLWEQARQEAEAAINDKEFLLLGSDCDPDALKQARTNAELAGVTELVAFQKLPVQAVSTKKKYGVIITNPPYGERIGEEKEIQRLYRDMGKVFRSLDDWSYFIITGYEKFEKYFGQAATKNRKLYNGDIKTHYYQYYGPLPPRKRRVDQVETLNNRNEINNQDISSNENR, encoded by the coding sequence GAACGGAAAAATTCGTTACTGTGCACCATTAGAGGCGATCCCGCGCTCAAATCTCTGGTTACGCTGTGCTGATCGGGTGCTTTTGGAGATTGGTCGTTTTAAAGCGGTCACGTTTGATGAACTTTTTGAAAAAACCAAGGCACTGCCATGGGAAAACTGGATTCCGGTTGATGGTGAGTTTCCGGCAGCAAAAATCACCAGCGTTAAATCGACGTTGTTTAGTAAATCGGATGGTCAACGGATTGTCAAAAAAGCAGTCGTCGAAAGACTGAAATCAAAATATCATGTCGATTGGTTTGAAGAGAATGGCGGACGATATCCGATTCATATTCAAATTCTAAAAGATGAGGTCACCCTTTCCCTTGATACCAGTGGATCGGGCCTGAATAAGCGGGGCTATCGTCAATACGGAAATGAAGCGCCCTTAAAGGAAACCATTTCGGCGGCGTTAGTTTATTTGTCGCATTGGCGACCGGATCGTTTTTTTCTGGACCCGCTGTGCGGATCTGGGACGATTGTTATTGAAGCCGCAATGATGGGCAAAAACATTGCTCCTGGTTTGAAACGGGATTTTGTTTCGGAAACATGGGCGGCAATACCGGCTGATTTATGGGAACAAGCAAGACAAGAAGCCGAAGCGGCAATTAACGATAAAGAATTTTTGCTGCTTGGCTCAGACTGTGATCCCGACGCTCTTAAACAAGCCCGTACCAATGCTGAATTGGCAGGCGTAACTGAGCTGGTAGCTTTTCAGAAACTGCCGGTTCAAGCCGTTTCAACCAAGAAAAAATACGGTGTGATTATTACCAATCCGCCTTATGGGGAACGGATCGGAGAGGAAAAAGAAATTCAGCGTTTGTACCGGGATATGGGAAAAGTATTCAGAAGTTTGGATGATTGGTCATATTTTATTATTACCGGATATGAAAAATTTGAAAAATATTTTGGTCAAGCCGCAACTAAAAACAGAAAACTTTATAATGGCGATATAAAAACCCATTATTATCAATATTACGGACCATTGCCACCGCGCAAACGTAGAGTTGATCAAGTCGAAACGTTAAACAATAGGAACGAAATAAACAATCAAGATATTAGCAGTAACGAAAACCGGTAA